One part of the Mangrovibacillus cuniculi genome encodes these proteins:
- a CDS encoding YlxQ family RNA-binding protein: protein MNRSTKWMNLLGLANRARKVISGEELVVKEVRHQRAKLVILSDDASPNTEKKIMDKCRSFNVPVARGVTRYELGHAIGKDARVVVTILDGGFARSLQTLLDES, encoded by the coding sequence ATGAACAGAAGTACAAAATGGATGAACCTACTTGGATTAGCTAATCGTGCACGTAAAGTGATTTCTGGTGAAGAACTAGTGGTGAAAGAAGTAAGACACCAGAGAGCAAAGTTAGTCATACTATCTGATGATGCATCACCAAATACAGAAAAGAAAATTATGGATAAGTGTCGCTCGTTTAATGTGCCAGTTGCTCGAGGAGTAACACGCTATGAATTAGGACATGCCATTGGAAAAGATGCACGTGTTGTTGTAACTATTTTAGATGGAGGCTTTGCTCGTTCACTACAAACGTTGCTCGATGAATCTTAA
- the truB gene encoding tRNA pseudouridine(55) synthase TruB translates to MDGILPLWKTRGMTSHDCVFQLRKILGTKKVGHTGTLDPEVEGVLPICIGKATRIAEYVTDAGKTYVGEVTFGYTTTTEDQTGEIVEQQDIQPNSISLESIEQAVKELTGVIDQTPPMYSAVKVNGKRLYEYARKGEVVERPTRTVTIYSFSLLTPLTFHEDTKTASLSFEVACSKGTYIRTLAVMLGEKLGLLSHMSKLVRTKSATFTKEDCVTLEYLKAEKDNNQDLTRYLLPLERGISHLPKWEISDTVAEKVRNGAVLEAFREWPKGEDLVRFNYQGKTIALYEQHTSKEGMWKPRKVIPSF, encoded by the coding sequence ATGGATGGAATTTTACCATTATGGAAAACAAGAGGCATGACATCACATGACTGTGTTTTTCAACTTAGAAAAATTTTAGGAACAAAAAAAGTAGGACATACAGGTACGCTAGATCCAGAAGTAGAAGGTGTCCTTCCTATCTGCATCGGAAAAGCCACTAGAATTGCAGAATATGTAACGGATGCTGGCAAAACGTATGTTGGTGAAGTAACATTCGGGTATACGACTACTACGGAGGATCAAACTGGAGAAATTGTTGAACAGCAAGACATACAGCCAAATAGCATCTCCCTAGAATCTATTGAACAGGCAGTAAAAGAGTTAACTGGTGTAATCGACCAAACTCCCCCAATGTATTCTGCTGTAAAGGTCAATGGGAAGAGACTGTATGAGTATGCAAGAAAAGGAGAAGTGGTGGAAAGGCCTACACGTACAGTTACTATTTATTCGTTTTCTCTATTAACTCCGCTTACCTTTCATGAAGACACTAAAACAGCTTCCCTATCATTTGAAGTTGCATGTAGTAAAGGTACCTATATTCGTACGTTAGCAGTTATGCTAGGAGAGAAACTAGGATTACTTTCACACATGTCAAAGTTAGTAAGAACAAAATCTGCTACATTCACGAAAGAAGACTGTGTAACACTAGAGTATTTAAAAGCTGAAAAAGATAATAATCAAGATTTAACTCGTTATTTACTCCCACTAGAGCGTGGAATTTCTCATTTGCCGAAATGGGAAATCAGTGATACAGTAGCAGAGAAAGTAAGGAACGGAGCTGTCCTAGAGGCTTTTAGAGAGTGGCCTAAAGGGGAGGATCTTGTACGATTTAATTATCAAGGTAAAACAATAGCACTGTATGAGCAACACACATCAAAAGAAGGAATGTGGAAACCGAGAAAAGTAATTCCATCCTTCTAA
- a CDS encoding PolC-type DNA polymerase III has protein sequence MTSSARLEGKERFRLLLKQLSLTEDVYMSNFEDASIVKLQVDRKQKKWHFVFQFSKILPANIYEIFTVRLHQTFSPIASISFECVVEDPSFTEELLLSYWNASVASLQGVAPPLLKLLQTRMPSVKGNKVIVAATNEPEAKALANRYSELLSTIYSSYGFPPIQLDVQVKEDAGVEEYEKFMEEKRKEDEERGKQALVEMQKLEQQAAKQEPGSYDGPVMIGQIIKDQQNISLMEQIVEEEKSVILEGMVFSVEVRELRSGRSLLMVKMTDYTDSLQIKMFSRDKEDEAIFGMIKSGMWLRVRGPVTMDTFARELVMNARDLNEIKKSPKVDTAKEGKKRIELHAHSPMSSMDAVSSIGSLVKRAKDWGHTGFTITDHAGAQGFPDAFSAAKKNGLKMHYGVEINLVDDGVPIAYGDRDIDLEDATFVVFDVETTGLSAVYDTIIELAAVKIQNGSVIDRFESFANPHHKLSATTINLTGITDDDVKNAPEVSEVLSRFKEWSQDTILVAHNASFDMGFLQKGYERYDLGVEEVPVIDTLELARLLYPTMKNHRLNTLAKKFDIELTQHHRAIYDAEATGYLLLRLLKDAKEKGITNHQQFNDYMGEGDAYKRAKPYHAIIMAKNEVGLKNLFKLVSIAHLEYFYRVPRIPRSVLVKHRDGLLVSSACDRGEIFEAMMQKGMEEAEKVARFYDYIEVFPKPVYAHLLELELVANEQKLEEIIKNLVQLGEKLEKPVVATGNVHYLDPTDKIHRTILVRSQGGANPLNRHELPDVHFRSTNEMLEEFSFLGEELAEKIVVDNTHFVSDLIEPIKPIRDELYTPKIEGADEEVRSMSYDMARSIYGDELPEIVEARLEKELKSIIGHGFAVIYLISHKLVKKSLDDGYLVGSRGSVGSSFVATMTEITEVNPLPPHYVCPSCKKSEFFNDGSVSSGYDLPDKKCPDCNSVYRKDGQDIPFETFLGFKGDKVPDIDLNFSGEYQPRAHNYTKILFGEEYVFRAGTIGTVAEKTAFGYVKGYAGDRNLTLRNAEVERLALGCTGVKRTTGQHPGGIIVVPDYMDIYDFSPIQFPADDSTSEWKTTHFDFHSIHDNLLKLDILGHDDPTVIRMLQDLSGIDPKTIPTDDPEVMKIFSGTESLGVTKEQIMCKTGTLGIPEFGTRFVRQMLEDTKPSTFSELVQISGLSHGTDVWLGNAQELIHNKTCTLSEVIGCRDDIMVYLIYQGLEPSNAFKIMESVRKGKGLTPEMEDEMIQNGVPDWYIDSCKKIKYMFPKAHAAAYVLMAVRIAYFKVHHPLLYYAAYFTVRAEDFDVDAMVKGSTSIRSRIEEINAKGLDASPKEKNLLTVLELALEMCERSFSFQKIDLYRSSASEFIIDGDTLIPPFNSIPGLGTNAAFNIVKARQDGEFLSKEDLQQRSRISKTVIEYLDQQGCLGDLPEQNQLSLF, from the coding sequence ATGACGAGTTCAGCTCGCTTAGAAGGGAAAGAGCGCTTTCGACTTTTATTAAAACAACTTTCTTTAACGGAAGATGTGTACATGTCAAATTTTGAAGATGCCTCAATAGTAAAACTTCAAGTAGACCGTAAACAGAAGAAATGGCATTTTGTTTTCCAATTCTCCAAAATTTTACCTGCTAATATCTATGAGATTTTTACAGTGCGCTTACACCAAACTTTTTCACCCATTGCAAGTATTTCCTTTGAATGCGTTGTAGAAGATCCTAGCTTCACAGAAGAATTACTTCTATCCTATTGGAATGCTTCCGTTGCTTCTCTACAAGGTGTTGCTCCACCATTATTAAAGTTGTTGCAAACTAGAATGCCTAGTGTTAAAGGGAACAAAGTAATAGTTGCCGCAACGAATGAACCAGAAGCGAAAGCACTAGCTAACCGATACAGTGAACTACTGTCTACTATATATTCATCTTATGGATTTCCTCCAATTCAATTAGATGTCCAGGTGAAAGAAGATGCTGGAGTGGAAGAATACGAGAAATTCATGGAAGAAAAACGCAAAGAAGATGAAGAGCGAGGAAAACAGGCGCTTGTAGAAATGCAAAAATTAGAACAACAAGCAGCGAAGCAAGAACCAGGGTCTTATGATGGTCCTGTCATGATAGGACAAATCATAAAAGATCAGCAGAATATCTCTTTAATGGAACAGATAGTAGAGGAAGAAAAGAGTGTTATCCTAGAAGGAATGGTATTCTCTGTAGAAGTTCGAGAGCTTCGAAGTGGTCGTTCTTTATTAATGGTAAAAATGACAGACTATACCGATTCTCTACAAATAAAAATGTTCTCTCGTGATAAGGAAGACGAAGCTATATTCGGGATGATCAAGTCAGGAATGTGGTTAAGAGTCCGTGGTCCTGTAACGATGGATACATTCGCGCGTGAGTTAGTAATGAACGCACGTGATCTTAATGAAATTAAAAAATCTCCTAAAGTTGACACAGCTAAAGAAGGTAAGAAACGTATTGAACTTCACGCTCATTCCCCAATGAGCTCAATGGATGCTGTTTCTTCTATTGGTTCTCTAGTTAAAAGAGCAAAAGATTGGGGCCACACTGGCTTTACCATCACAGATCATGCGGGAGCACAAGGTTTCCCAGATGCATTCAGTGCTGCAAAGAAAAATGGTTTGAAGATGCATTACGGTGTGGAAATTAACTTGGTAGACGATGGTGTCCCTATTGCATACGGCGATAGAGATATAGATTTAGAAGATGCAACGTTTGTGGTATTTGATGTTGAAACAACTGGACTTTCAGCAGTTTACGACACGATTATTGAGCTAGCTGCAGTTAAAATACAAAATGGCTCTGTCATTGACCGATTTGAATCTTTTGCAAATCCACATCATAAATTATCTGCTACAACAATTAATTTAACGGGAATTACAGATGATGATGTAAAAAATGCACCAGAAGTTTCAGAGGTGTTAAGTCGCTTTAAAGAATGGTCACAAGACACTATTCTTGTTGCTCATAATGCATCTTTTGATATGGGCTTCCTTCAAAAAGGATATGAGCGTTATGATTTAGGAGTAGAAGAAGTACCTGTAATTGATACATTAGAATTGGCTAGATTATTGTATCCAACTATGAAAAATCACAGGCTAAATACGCTAGCGAAAAAATTCGATATTGAGTTAACACAACATCACCGTGCCATTTACGATGCAGAGGCAACGGGATATCTTCTTTTGCGTCTACTAAAAGATGCGAAAGAAAAAGGTATAACGAATCATCAGCAATTTAATGATTATATGGGAGAAGGAGATGCTTATAAACGAGCAAAACCTTACCATGCCATCATTATGGCGAAGAATGAGGTTGGACTAAAGAATCTTTTTAAATTAGTGTCGATTGCTCATTTAGAGTATTTTTATCGAGTACCAAGAATTCCAAGATCTGTATTAGTGAAACATAGAGATGGGTTGTTAGTAAGCTCTGCCTGTGATCGTGGCGAAATATTTGAGGCCATGATGCAAAAAGGTATGGAAGAAGCGGAGAAAGTAGCGCGCTTTTACGATTATATCGAGGTATTCCCAAAACCTGTTTACGCTCACCTATTAGAGCTTGAGTTAGTGGCAAATGAACAAAAGTTAGAAGAAATTATTAAGAATTTAGTCCAACTTGGAGAAAAATTAGAAAAGCCAGTTGTGGCAACCGGTAATGTTCACTATTTGGATCCTACGGATAAAATTCATCGTACTATCTTAGTGAGGTCACAAGGTGGTGCGAATCCATTAAATCGCCACGAACTCCCAGATGTTCACTTCCGTTCAACCAATGAAATGTTAGAAGAGTTCTCTTTCTTAGGAGAAGAGTTAGCGGAAAAGATTGTAGTTGATAACACTCATTTCGTCAGTGATTTAATAGAACCTATAAAGCCAATACGTGATGAGCTTTATACACCTAAAATTGAAGGTGCAGACGAAGAAGTTCGTTCCATGAGTTACGACATGGCGAGAAGTATTTATGGTGATGAACTACCAGAAATCGTAGAAGCTCGTTTAGAAAAAGAACTAAAAAGTATTATTGGACATGGATTTGCGGTTATCTATTTAATTTCACATAAACTTGTAAAAAAATCATTAGATGACGGCTATCTAGTTGGATCCCGTGGTTCAGTAGGATCTTCATTTGTTGCAACTATGACGGAGATTACGGAAGTAAATCCCCTACCACCACATTATGTATGTCCTAGCTGTAAGAAATCTGAGTTCTTTAACGATGGTTCCGTTAGTTCAGGGTATGATTTACCTGATAAAAAATGTCCTGATTGTAATAGTGTTTATCGAAAAGATGGACAAGATATTCCGTTTGAAACATTCCTAGGCTTTAAGGGAGATAAAGTACCAGATATTGATTTGAACTTTTCAGGTGAATATCAACCACGTGCCCATAATTATACGAAGATCCTCTTTGGAGAGGAGTATGTATTTAGAGCAGGTACGATCGGTACAGTAGCAGAAAAAACTGCCTTTGGGTATGTGAAAGGCTATGCCGGAGACAGAAATTTGACGCTTCGGAATGCAGAGGTAGAGAGATTAGCTCTTGGTTGTACAGGTGTAAAGAGAACAACAGGACAGCATCCAGGTGGTATCATAGTTGTTCCAGATTATATGGATATTTATGATTTCTCACCAATACAATTCCCTGCGGATGATTCTACTTCTGAGTGGAAAACGACCCATTTTGACTTCCATTCCATTCATGATAACTTGCTGAAACTTGATATACTTGGCCACGATGATCCTACCGTAATTAGGATGCTACAAGATTTATCTGGGATTGACCCAAAGACAATTCCGACGGATGATCCGGAAGTAATGAAAATATTTAGTGGTACGGAGTCATTGGGTGTCACAAAAGAACAAATCATGTGTAAAACTGGTACACTAGGCATTCCAGAGTTTGGTACTAGATTCGTACGTCAAATGTTAGAAGATACGAAGCCTTCTACTTTTTCAGAATTAGTACAGATTTCCGGTCTGTCACATGGTACAGACGTATGGCTTGGAAATGCACAGGAATTAATACACAATAAAACATGTACGCTATCTGAAGTTATTGGTTGTCGTGATGACATCATGGTATACCTAATTTATCAGGGTTTAGAACCATCTAATGCATTCAAAATCATGGAGTCTGTTCGTAAAGGTAAAGGTTTAACACCTGAAATGGAAGATGAGATGATCCAAAATGGTGTACCTGATTGGTATATTGATTCATGTAAGAAAATTAAGTACATGTTCCCGAAAGCCCATGCTGCTGCATATGTCTTAATGGCAGTACGTATTGCATACTTTAAAGTCCACCATCCACTACTATATTACGCAGCGTACTTTACGGTAAGAGCAGAAGATTTTGACGTGGATGCAATGGTAAAGGGTTCTACATCCATTCGTTCAAGAATAGAAGAGATTAATGCAAAAGGTTTAGATGCTTCTCCAAAAGAAAAGAATTTACTTACAGTGTTAGAGTTAGCGCTAGAGATGTGTGAAAGATCATTTTCTTTCCAAAAGATTGATCTATATCGTTCGAGCGCAAGTGAGTTCATCATAGATGGAGATACGTTGATTCCACCGTTTAATTCTATTCCTGGATTGGGTACGAATGCTGCTTTCAATATAGTAAAAGCACGTCAAGACGGAGAGTTCTTATCTAAAGAGGATCTTCAGCAGAGGTCAAGGATTTCTAAAACCGTTATTGAGTACCTCGATCAACAAGGATGCCTTGGTGATTTGCCGGAGCAAAACCAGTTGTCGTTGTTTTGA
- the infB gene encoding translation initiation factor IF-2 codes for MSKQRIYEYAKQYNVPSKKVIETLKAANIAVSNHMATIDGSMLDVLNKEFSTQTNETSTPKAAQKGDGKLVTNKEQMKASDRPTTNSTDKDVTTKAKNNTASKPKNAKNTANKPANKKGPGKAKGKQQKQTFTPPAPKKQKELPEKITFTESLTVAELGKKLHREPSEVIKKLFLLGVMATINQELDKDAIELICAEYGVEVEEEIKVDQTDLDVYFTEDADEDKQERPAVVTIMGHVDHGKTTLLDSIRNTKVTSGEAGGITQHIGAYQIKHENKKITFLDTPGHAAFTTMRARGAKVTDITILVVAADDGVMPQTVEAINHAKAAEVPIIVAVNKMDKPTANPDRVMQELTEHGLVSEAWGGDTIFVNLSALTGEGIDDLIEMILLVTEVEELTANPKRPAIGTVIEAQLDKGRGSVATLLVQNGTLRVGDPIVIGNTYGRVRAMVNDLGRRVKEAGPSTPIEITGLNDVPQAGDRFVVFEDEKTARSVGESRAKDAIQAQRSEKSRVTLDNLFEQMKQGEMKDLNVIVKGDVQGSVEALSSALMKLEVEGVNIRIIHSAVGAISEYDVTLAAASNAIIIGFNVRPDVNAKRSAEAEGVDMRLHRIIYKVIEEIEAAMTGLLDPEFEEVVIGQVEVRQTFKVSKVGTIAGGYVTDGKITRDSSVRIVRDGIVVFEGEIDALKRFKDDAKEVARGYECGITIKNFNDVKEGDTLEAFVMEEIKRK; via the coding sequence ATGAGTAAACAGCGCATTTATGAATACGCGAAACAATATAATGTTCCTAGTAAGAAAGTAATCGAAACGTTGAAGGCAGCAAATATAGCCGTAAGTAACCATATGGCGACAATTGATGGTTCGATGTTAGATGTATTAAACAAAGAGTTTTCTACACAAACTAACGAAACATCAACGCCAAAAGCGGCTCAAAAGGGAGACGGAAAATTAGTGACGAATAAAGAACAAATGAAAGCATCTGATCGACCTACTACAAATAGTACTGATAAAGATGTAACAACAAAAGCAAAAAATAATACAGCTTCAAAACCGAAAAATGCTAAAAATACAGCGAACAAGCCTGCAAACAAAAAAGGACCTGGAAAAGCTAAAGGTAAACAACAAAAGCAAACCTTTACTCCACCTGCTCCTAAAAAACAAAAAGAGCTTCCGGAAAAGATTACTTTTACAGAATCTTTAACAGTTGCAGAACTTGGTAAAAAACTTCACCGTGAACCATCTGAAGTAATCAAAAAATTATTCCTACTTGGCGTTATGGCGACAATTAACCAAGAGCTAGATAAAGATGCAATTGAGTTAATCTGTGCGGAGTACGGAGTAGAAGTAGAAGAAGAAATCAAAGTTGATCAAACGGACTTAGATGTCTACTTCACAGAAGACGCAGATGAAGATAAACAAGAAAGACCAGCAGTTGTTACAATCATGGGTCACGTTGACCATGGTAAAACAACATTATTAGATTCTATCCGTAACACAAAGGTTACATCTGGAGAAGCTGGAGGAATCACACAGCATATCGGTGCATACCAAATTAAGCATGAAAATAAAAAAATTACGTTCTTAGATACTCCAGGACATGCTGCGTTTACAACAATGCGTGCACGTGGAGCAAAAGTAACGGATATCACAATTCTAGTAGTAGCAGCGGATGACGGTGTTATGCCTCAAACGGTAGAAGCTATCAACCATGCTAAAGCAGCAGAAGTTCCAATTATTGTTGCGGTAAACAAAATGGATAAGCCGACAGCTAACCCTGACCGTGTGATGCAAGAGTTAACGGAACATGGACTTGTTTCAGAAGCTTGGGGTGGAGATACTATCTTCGTAAACCTATCTGCTTTAACTGGTGAGGGAATAGATGATTTAATTGAAATGATCTTACTTGTAACAGAAGTAGAAGAATTAACTGCTAATCCAAAACGTCCTGCAATCGGAACAGTTATTGAGGCGCAATTAGATAAAGGTCGTGGATCTGTAGCAACATTACTAGTACAAAATGGTACTCTTCGTGTAGGAGACCCTATCGTAATTGGTAATACTTATGGACGTGTTCGTGCAATGGTTAATGACCTTGGTCGACGCGTAAAAGAAGCTGGACCATCTACGCCTATTGAAATTACAGGTTTAAATGATGTACCTCAAGCTGGTGACCGATTTGTAGTGTTTGAGGATGAGAAAACTGCGCGTTCTGTTGGGGAGTCTCGTGCAAAAGACGCGATCCAAGCTCAACGTAGTGAGAAATCACGTGTGACATTAGATAATCTATTTGAACAGATGAAACAAGGTGAAATGAAAGACTTAAACGTCATCGTAAAAGGTGATGTTCAAGGTTCTGTGGAAGCATTATCTTCTGCTCTAATGAAACTAGAAGTAGAAGGGGTAAATATCCGCATCATTCACTCCGCAGTAGGAGCTATTTCTGAGTACGATGTAACATTAGCAGCTGCATCTAATGCGATCATCATTGGATTTAACGTACGTCCAGACGTTAATGCGAAGCGTTCAGCAGAAGCAGAAGGCGTTGACATGCGTTTACACCGCATCATCTATAAAGTAATTGAGGAAATCGAAGCTGCTATGACTGGTCTTCTAGATCCTGAATTTGAAGAAGTTGTAATTGGTCAAGTAGAAGTGCGTCAAACGTTCAAAGTTTCTAAAGTTGGAACAATTGCTGGTGGATATGTAACGGACGGAAAAATCACTCGTGATTCAAGCGTTCGTATCGTTCGTGATGGTATCGTTGTATTTGAAGGTGAAATCGATGCATTAAAACGTTTTAAAGACGACGCGAAAGAAGTAGCGCGTGGGTATGAGTGTGGTATTACAATTAAAAACTTCAATGACGTTAAAGAAGGCGACACGCTAGAAGCTTTCGTTATGGAAGAAATTAAACGCAAATGA
- the rbfA gene encoding 30S ribosome-binding factor RbfA, with the protein MSLRSNRVGEQMKKELSEIISRKIKDPRVGFVTVTDVKVTGDLQQAKVYITVLGTDYNREETLKGLAKAKGFIRTELGTRIRLRKTPELLFEFDESIEYGNRIERLIDDLNK; encoded by the coding sequence ATGAGCTTACGTTCTAATCGTGTTGGAGAACAGATGAAAAAAGAGCTAAGCGAGATTATCAGCCGAAAAATTAAAGATCCACGTGTAGGTTTTGTGACTGTTACAGACGTAAAAGTTACAGGAGATCTTCAACAAGCTAAAGTGTATATCACTGTGCTAGGCACTGATTATAATCGTGAAGAAACACTAAAAGGGCTGGCGAAAGCAAAAGGCTTTATTCGAACAGAATTAGGCACAAGAATTCGTTTGCGTAAAACGCCAGAACTTCTTTTTGAATTTGATGAGTCGATTGAATACGGTAATCGTATCGAACGTTTGATTGATGATTTAAACAAGTAA
- the rnpM gene encoding RNase P modulator RnpM, translating into MSVQKKVPMRKCVATGDMFPKKELVRIVRSKEGDVSVDLTGKKSGRGAYLSKSKEAVELAKKRNILANQLQVKIPEEIYEELLSMINGDGK; encoded by the coding sequence ATGTCAGTACAGAAGAAAGTTCCGATGCGCAAATGCGTTGCGACCGGTGACATGTTTCCAAAGAAAGAACTAGTTCGAATCGTTCGATCAAAAGAAGGAGATGTGTCCGTAGACTTAACGGGGAAGAAGTCAGGTCGAGGTGCATATCTTTCTAAATCGAAGGAAGCAGTAGAACTTGCAAAAAAGAGAAATATCTTAGCTAACCAACTACAAGTAAAAATTCCAGAAGAGATTTATGAGGAACTTCTGTCGATGATCAATGGGGATGGAAAATAA
- a CDS encoding DUF503 domain-containing protein, producing MIGYVECEWRMELSQSLKDKRAILQRVMSRVKQTQNVSIAEVDHQDKWQLTTIALVTVASSRQACEKNLHYCLALMDSFPEWERGYTSYEWL from the coding sequence ATGATTGGCTACGTTGAATGCGAATGGCGAATGGAACTGTCTCAATCGTTAAAAGATAAGAGGGCCATCCTTCAACGAGTAATGTCAAGGGTGAAACAAACTCAAAATGTCTCGATTGCAGAAGTGGACCATCAAGACAAATGGCAGCTTACAACGATTGCTTTAGTCACAGTGGCTTCTTCTCGACAGGCATGTGAGAAAAATCTTCACTACTGTTTAGCTCTAATGGATTCTTTTCCTGAATGGGAAAGAGGATATACGAGTTATGAATGGTTGTGA
- the rimP gene encoding ribosome maturation factor RimP translates to MSKVTETVEQLASPIVKDFGLELVDVEYVKEGSNWFLRVYIDKPTGVDIEECAMVSERLSEKLDELDPISENYFLEVSSPGAERPLKKPSDFENAIGKHVHVKLYEPIEGEKVFEGTLKSYSEEELTIEVTIKTRKKLFTLPTAKVAKARLAVIF, encoded by the coding sequence ATGAGCAAAGTAACGGAGACGGTTGAACAGTTAGCTTCTCCTATAGTGAAGGATTTTGGCTTGGAGCTTGTGGATGTAGAGTACGTAAAAGAAGGTTCTAACTGGTTTTTACGTGTTTACATTGATAAACCAACTGGTGTTGATATTGAAGAGTGCGCGATGGTAAGTGAACGTCTTAGCGAAAAATTAGATGAACTAGATCCGATTAGCGAAAACTACTTCTTAGAAGTATCTTCCCCTGGGGCAGAGCGACCATTGAAAAAGCCAAGCGATTTTGAAAATGCGATTGGAAAACATGTACATGTTAAATTGTACGAACCAATTGAAGGAGAAAAGGTTTTTGAGGGTACGCTTAAATCATATTCAGAAGAAGAACTAACGATTGAAGTGACCATTAAGACTCGTAAAAAACTTTTTACCTTGCCAACAGCAAAAGTGGCAAAAGCACGCTTAGCAGTAATTTTCTAA
- the nusA gene encoding transcription termination factor NusA has protein sequence MSTEFIDALTLLEKEKGISREVIIDAIEAAVVSAYKRNFNQAQNVRVDLNFGNGSMRVFARKDVVEQVFDSRLEISEEEAKKINPSYELNDVVEIEVTPKNFGRIAAQTAKQVVTQRVREAERGIIYSEFSDREEDIMTGIVERQDSRFIYVSLGKIEAILPQSEQMPNESYKPHDRIKVFLTKVERTTKGPQIYVSRTHPGLLKRLFEIEVPEIFDGTVEIRSVSREAGDRSKISVYAANPEVDPVGACVGPKGARVQAIVNELKGEKIDIVKWSEDPVVFVANALSPSQVLDVQVNEEEKSTTVVVPDFQLSLAIGKRGQNARLAAKLTGWKIDIKSETDARALGIYPRPDAPLFQDTDLDDDDSYEYDFDEDATE, from the coding sequence ATGAGCACGGAATTTATTGATGCTCTAACTTTGTTAGAAAAAGAGAAAGGCATTTCTCGTGAGGTTATTATTGATGCAATTGAAGCGGCTGTTGTTTCAGCTTACAAACGTAACTTTAACCAAGCGCAAAATGTTCGTGTAGATTTAAATTTTGGTAACGGTTCAATGCGTGTATTCGCTCGTAAAGATGTGGTAGAGCAAGTATTTGATTCTCGTCTGGAAATATCAGAGGAAGAAGCCAAGAAAATTAACCCATCATATGAACTAAATGATGTAGTAGAAATCGAAGTAACACCAAAGAACTTTGGTCGTATTGCTGCTCAAACGGCAAAGCAAGTTGTGACGCAAAGAGTTCGTGAAGCGGAAAGAGGTATTATCTACTCTGAATTCAGTGATCGCGAAGAAGATATTATGACTGGTATCGTTGAGCGTCAAGATTCCCGATTCATTTACGTTTCTTTAGGTAAAATTGAAGCAATTTTACCACAAAGTGAACAAATGCCTAATGAATCTTACAAGCCTCATGATCGTATCAAAGTATTTTTAACAAAAGTGGAACGCACTACTAAAGGACCTCAAATCTATGTATCAAGAACACATCCTGGACTTTTAAAGCGTTTATTTGAAATTGAAGTACCAGAGATTTTTGATGGCACAGTGGAGATACGTTCTGTTTCTCGTGAAGCGGGAGACCGCTCGAAGATTTCTGTTTATGCAGCGAATCCAGAAGTTGATCCTGTTGGCGCTTGTGTTGGTCCTAAAGGAGCTCGTGTACAAGCAATTGTTAACGAATTAAAGGGAGAAAAAATCGACATCGTTAAATGGTCTGAAGATCCAGTCGTATTTGTCGCTAATGCTTTATCACCTTCACAAGTACTTGATGTACAAGTGAATGAAGAGGAAAAGTCTACAACTGTAGTTGTACCTGACTTCCAATTATCACTTGCTATCGGTAAACGTGGTCAGAATGCTAGATTAGCAGCTAAATTAACTGGTTGGAAAATTGACATTAAGAGCGAGACAGATGCAAGAGCATTAGGTATTTACCCTCGCCCAGATGCTCCATTATTCCAAGACACTGATTTAGATGATGACGATTCATATGAATACGATTTTGACGAAGATGCAACAGAATAA